One window from the genome of Diospyros lotus cultivar Yz01 chromosome 11, ASM1463336v1, whole genome shotgun sequence encodes:
- the LOC127813461 gene encoding secreted RxLR effector protein 161-like gives MQKIPYASAVGSLMYAQVCTRPDIAFIVGMLGRYLNNPGMDHWKAAKQVMRYLQRTKDYMLTYRRSDQLEIIGYSDSDFAGCQDSRSSTSGYIYLLAGGAISWRSAKQTLIASSTMEAEFMACYEASNHGIWLRNFVTRLRILDGIERPLKLYYNNKSAVLYSNNSKSSSKSKHIDIKLLVVKERVQSEQISIEHIRTNSMIANPLTKGLPPKIFHEHTVHMGVVLCEDIMF, from the coding sequence ATGCAAAAGATTCCCTATGCGTCAGCTGTCGGGAGTCTAATGTATGCTCAAGTTTGTACACGTCCGGATATAGCATTCATTGTTGGCATGTTAGGCAGATATTTAAACAACCCTGGCATGGATCATTGGAAAGCAGCAAAACAGGTTATGAGATACTTGCAGAGAACAAAAGATTACATGCTCACATATAGGAGATCGGATCAATTGGAGATCATAGGGTATTCCGACTCTGATTTTGCCGGATGCCAAGACAGTAGAAGCTCCACTTCAGGCTACATTTATCTACTAGCTGGAGGAGCCATTTCTTGGAGGAGTGCCAAGCAAACACTCATAGCATCTTCCACCATGGAAGCAGAATTCATGGCGTGTTATGAGGCATCCAACCATGGAATATGGCTGCGAAATTTTGTCACTAGGCTACGCATTTTGGATGGTATAGAAAGACCACTTaagttatattataataataaatcagCAGTTCTGTATTCCAATAACAGTAAGAGCTCATCTAAGTCTAAGCATATTGACATAAAGTTGCTAGTTGTGAAGGAAAGAGTGCAGAGTGAACAGATTTCCATAGAACACATTAGGACAAACTCCATGATTGCGAATCCGCTTACCAAAGGATTACCACCTAAGATCTTTCATGAGCACACTGTTCATATGGGTGTTGTATTGTGTGAGGATATCATGTTTTAG